One window of Desulfobaculum bizertense DSM 18034 genomic DNA carries:
- a CDS encoding DUF2325 domain-containing protein, whose amino-acid sequence MCAVVVGGMDRLKRDYIDTAKRLGIRLKVFTGKENVIAPKMGQADLIVLFTNQVSHKAKKEVVSYAKANDIQLHMSHSCGISTLRSCLSNA is encoded by the coding sequence ATGTGCGCAGTTGTTGTTGGCGGAATGGATCGTCTGAAACGTGATTACATTGACACCGCAAAGCGTCTTGGAATCAGACTCAAGGTCTTTACCGGCAAAGAAAATGTCATCGCTCCCAAAATGGGACAGGCCGACCTGATCGTGCTTTTCACAAATCAGGTCTCCCACAAGGCAAAAAAGGAAGTTGTCTCCTACGCCAAGGCCAACGACATTCAGCTCCACATGTCTCACTCCTGTGGCATCTCCACCCTGCGGAGCTGCCTGTCCAACGCGTAA
- the feoB gene encoding ferrous iron transport protein B: MQPEFTIALAGNPNSGKTTMFNALTGARQHVGNYPGVTVTKKEGVVNSQGKSVKIVDLPGTYSLTPYSEEELAARSFVVDEKPHAVIDIVDANTLERSLYLTVQFLELGVPVVVALNMMDEVRRRKIRLDSARLADLLNVPVIETVAREGEGKQEMLKEAIEFAQQNKGSELNPVRISYGEDIDKALDEMEQKILAARFMTDRLPARWIALKYIEGDEEVLARGRKADALSMELEATSHKLAKHVRTTLDTSPEALIADHRYGFISSILRQGVVKKDVTQERINFSDRLDKVLTNTFLGPLIMLGVIYGMFQLTFAVGEIPMGWVEEFFGWLNASVTAAMPDGLLRSLITSGIIDGVGGVLGFVPLILVMFFCLSFLEDFGYMARMAYMLDRVFKMFGLHGSSVMPFIISGGIPGGCAVPGVMAARTLRSPREKLATILTAPYLSCGAKVPVFVLLAAAFFPQYGADVLMLITLGGWAMALIVARVLRSTVIKGEPTPFVMELPPYRIPLFRGVLIHTWERGWQYIKKAGTVILAISILLWAAMTFPGLPENQAQQFEQQRVQISQTIDEVKAADANPEALANLEDKLAQVDNLEAEATLKNSAAGRAGTALESLSSLAGFDWRTNIALVGGFAAKEVIVSTLGTAFSLGEVDPEAADSLSARLAADPAFTVWSAISLIIFTLLYAPCFVTVVVIAKEAGWKWAAFSVGFNTVLAFSLATLVYQVGSSL, from the coding sequence ATGCAGCCCGAATTTACAATAGCTCTCGCTGGCAATCCGAACTCTGGCAAAACCACAATGTTCAACGCCCTGACTGGCGCCCGCCAGCACGTGGGCAACTACCCCGGTGTGACCGTCACCAAAAAAGAAGGTGTCGTGAACTCACAGGGCAAAAGCGTCAAAATCGTTGACCTGCCCGGCACCTACTCTCTGACTCCATACTCCGAGGAAGAGCTGGCGGCCCGCAGCTTTGTCGTTGACGAAAAACCACACGCCGTTATCGACATTGTGGACGCCAACACCCTTGAGAGAAGCCTGTACCTCACCGTGCAGTTCCTTGAGCTTGGCGTGCCCGTTGTTGTTGCTCTCAACATGATGGACGAAGTCCGCCGTCGCAAAATCAGGCTGGACTCTGCCCGCCTTGCAGACCTTCTCAATGTTCCTGTTATCGAAACCGTCGCCCGCGAAGGCGAAGGAAAACAGGAAATGCTCAAGGAAGCCATTGAATTTGCCCAGCAGAACAAAGGCTCTGAGCTGAACCCCGTCCGCATTTCTTACGGCGAGGACATTGACAAGGCTCTCGATGAAATGGAGCAGAAAATTCTTGCTGCCCGCTTCATGACTGACCGCCTGCCTGCCCGCTGGATTGCGCTCAAATATATTGAGGGTGACGAAGAGGTTTTGGCCCGCGGCCGCAAAGCCGATGCGCTGTCTATGGAGCTTGAGGCAACGTCCCACAAGCTCGCCAAGCACGTTCGGACCACTCTGGACACTTCGCCTGAAGCGCTGATTGCTGACCATCGTTACGGCTTCATCTCCTCCATTCTGCGTCAGGGTGTCGTCAAAAAAGACGTCACTCAGGAACGCATCAATTTTTCTGACCGCCTCGATAAAGTGCTGACCAACACCTTCCTTGGTCCGCTCATTATGCTCGGTGTCATTTATGGCATGTTCCAGCTCACCTTTGCCGTTGGTGAAATTCCAATGGGATGGGTCGAAGAATTCTTTGGCTGGCTGAACGCATCTGTCACGGCAGCAATGCCAGACGGCCTGCTCCGGTCCCTCATTACATCCGGCATTATTGACGGTGTCGGCGGCGTGCTCGGTTTTGTGCCGCTTATTCTCGTCATGTTCTTTTGCCTCTCCTTCCTTGAGGACTTCGGCTACATGGCCCGTATGGCGTACATGCTCGACCGTGTGTTCAAGATGTTTGGCCTGCACGGCAGCTCTGTCATGCCCTTCATTATCTCGGGTGGTATTCCAGGTGGTTGCGCAGTTCCTGGCGTCATGGCTGCACGTACCCTTCGCAGTCCTCGCGAGAAACTCGCAACCATCCTGACTGCCCCGTACCTGAGCTGCGGTGCAAAGGTTCCTGTTTTCGTTCTGCTCGCTGCTGCATTCTTCCCGCAGTATGGCGCAGACGTACTGATGCTGATTACTCTCGGCGGCTGGGCAATGGCTCTCATCGTTGCACGAGTACTTCGTTCCACGGTCATCAAAGGTGAACCCACCCCCTTTGTCATGGAGCTTCCGCCCTACCGCATCCCGCTTTTCCGTGGCGTGCTTATCCACACCTGGGAACGCGGCTGGCAGTACATCAAGAAGGCCGGTACCGTTATTCTGGCTATCTCCATCCTGCTCTGGGCCGCTATGACCTTCCCGGGACTTCCCGAAAATCAGGCCCAGCAGTTTGAACAGCAGCGTGTTCAGATTTCCCAGACTATAGACGAAGTCAAAGCCGCAGATGCAAACCCTGAAGCACTTGCCAATCTCGAAGACAAGCTTGCTCAGGTCGACAACCTTGAAGCCGAAGCTACATTGAAAAACTCCGCAGCAGGGCGCGCCGGTACTGCTCTTGAGTCTCTGTCCTCCCTTGCAGGATTTGACTGGAGAACAAACATCGCCCTTGTTGGTGGCTTCGCAGCAAAGGAAGTCATTGTTTCAACCCTTGGTACAGCATTCTCCCTTGGCGAAGTTGATCCTGAGGCAGCAGATAGCCTCTCGGCTCGACTGGCTGCTGACCCCGCATTCACAGTGTGGTCGGCCATCAGCCTCATTATCTTCACCCTGCTCTATGCTCCATGCTTCGTGACGGTCGTCGTCATAGCAAAAGAAGCTGGATGGAAATGGGCAGCATTCTCGGTTGGTTTTAACACCGTCCTCGCTTTCAGCCTGGCGACACTCGTCTATCAGGTAGGAAGCTCTTTGTAA
- a CDS encoding FeoA family protein has protein sequence MAKGTQLRKLTVNTKARIKNIHADGELGRRIRDMGLVPGTEITVVGRAPLHDPVALRLMDFTLTLRNREADHITVDILEA, from the coding sequence ATGGCTAAGGGGACTCAACTTCGCAAGCTGACAGTCAACACAAAAGCTCGCATCAAGAACATTCACGCCGATGGAGAATTAGGACGTCGCATCCGTGACATGGGTCTTGTTCCGGGCACTGAAATCACCGTTGTGGGCCGCGCACCTTTGCACGACCCTGTCGCTCTTCGGCTGATGGACTTTACTCTGACGCTTCGCAACCGTGAAGCAGACCATATTACCGTCGATATTCTGGAGGCCTAG
- a CDS encoding sulfite exporter TauE/SafE family protein, giving the protein MANEEKKSVLKEFLGEASLGNYIFWAMTLLLIAVAAKESVHPSWVLHWDHGDWGAVDVAPLMGIGVGLVAGFMGGMVGAFISMFSVPLYTMWLGLPLKVALGTNSLASGVIGLLAAWVHFRKKTPDMKVAASMMVFGLLGAATGAYISLGLPAKTLKLYFSILVFGAACWMAYRAFVPQKAKTASEKDQRTGFLIARGEWKGERYCTNVLGPGIANFFIAILAGLLGVGGGFIFTPVMNAFFGLPMVVAVGTGNFVKVANVGSQFIVRGVADTVIYALAVFAMLGGYFGARLGRRVGLVVDQKYLRIVFAVALFFIGMKWIGIKLF; this is encoded by the coding sequence ATGGCGAATGAGGAAAAAAAATCTGTCCTGAAAGAATTTCTGGGCGAAGCATCACTTGGCAATTACATTTTCTGGGCAATGACCCTGCTGCTTATTGCTGTTGCAGCCAAAGAATCTGTGCACCCTTCGTGGGTACTGCACTGGGACCACGGTGACTGGGGGGCAGTTGATGTCGCTCCGCTTATGGGCATCGGTGTTGGTCTGGTTGCTGGCTTTATGGGTGGTATGGTTGGTGCTTTTATTTCCATGTTCTCCGTCCCGCTTTACACAATGTGGCTTGGTCTTCCCCTGAAGGTCGCCCTTGGGACAAATTCTCTCGCCTCTGGAGTCATCGGTCTTTTGGCCGCATGGGTTCACTTTCGAAAAAAGACACCAGACATGAAGGTCGCGGCCTCCATGATGGTTTTTGGTCTGCTCGGCGCTGCAACTGGTGCCTACATCTCACTTGGTCTCCCGGCCAAGACGCTGAAACTCTACTTTTCCATTCTTGTTTTTGGTGCTGCCTGCTGGATGGCGTACCGCGCTTTTGTTCCACAGAAGGCCAAAACCGCTTCAGAGAAAGACCAGCGCACGGGCTTTTTGATTGCCCGTGGTGAATGGAAGGGTGAGCGTTACTGTACAAACGTGCTTGGACCTGGAATCGCCAACTTTTTTATTGCGATTCTCGCCGGACTTCTCGGTGTTGGCGGTGGCTTCATCTTTACGCCTGTTATGAACGCGTTTTTTGGCCTGCCGATGGTTGTCGCTGTGGGAACTGGCAACTTCGTCAAGGTCGCCAATGTTGGCTCGCAGTTCATTGTGCGTGGAGTCGCCGACACGGTTATTTATGCTCTGGCAGTTTTTGCCATGCTTGGCGGGTACTTTGGTGCTCGACTGGGTCGTCGGGTTGGACTGGTCGTTGACCAGAAATATCTGCGTATCGTTTTTGCGGTGGCCCTGTTCTTCATTGGCATGAAGTGGATCGGAATCAAACTTTTCTAA
- a CDS encoding FAD-binding protein, producing MPNIPGGPTVRELPKSLDEVKIEVVDTDILVIGAGNAGCFVAVEAKKQNPDVTVTYMEKAEIMRSGACSAGMDAINTYIPDDKTPEDLVRWSRAQVGGGPLREDLALSNAEELNEAVDDLERWGLPIIRDEDGSIHYRGKWDISIHGEQLKPIMAEKAIENGVVYNRIAATGLLMDGERCAGAMGLGVRDGKFYVFRAKATICATGGAGTLYKSYTMDGTDSGSQIWMCPYCVGSGYAMGFRQGAELSSLEQRWVATRTKDFCGPVDTISVGYKAPIINCKDEKIMQERYAHLGGDAAPRFVRANAPMYEWLEGRGPTYCDTRNMESETVKAMFTDYLNERPSFVLFLASRGQDVTKDPIEIFGSDPYIMGGHTMGGFWVEMDRQTTLPGFFAAGETAGGHPNKFVGGCCVEGKIAARGAMEYIEENELNELPELDMEQVRAEMSRVYTPLFRGADFDGVKQLEMRERLQRLMDEYAGGTSQFYRTNEERLDYALKHIAMLQDQFKFLHAESLHDLMQCLETMDRVDVAEAVCHHLKARKETRWEGWQTRSDYPERDDANFDCFVETRRDPKTGKVDAFTREYKQIIPGDRYTC from the coding sequence ATGCCAAATATTCCTGGCGGGCCTACAGTTCGTGAGTTGCCCAAGTCTCTGGACGAGGTGAAGATTGAAGTTGTCGATACCGACATTCTGGTCATCGGCGCAGGTAACGCAGGGTGCTTTGTGGCTGTGGAAGCCAAAAAGCAGAACCCGGACGTGACCGTCACCTACATGGAAAAGGCCGAAATCATGCGCTCTGGTGCATGTTCTGCAGGCATGGATGCCATCAATACCTATATTCCGGACGACAAAACTCCAGAAGATCTGGTGCGCTGGTCTAGGGCACAGGTTGGTGGTGGGCCTCTTCGTGAAGACCTTGCGCTGTCCAACGCCGAAGAGCTGAACGAAGCTGTTGACGATCTAGAGCGCTGGGGGCTGCCCATCATCCGTGATGAAGACGGCAGCATCCACTACCGTGGCAAGTGGGATATTTCCATCCACGGTGAGCAGCTCAAGCCCATCATGGCCGAAAAAGCAATCGAGAACGGTGTGGTGTACAACCGTATCGCTGCAACTGGCCTGCTGATGGACGGTGAACGCTGCGCAGGCGCAATGGGACTCGGTGTCCGTGATGGCAAGTTTTATGTTTTTCGGGCCAAGGCAACCATCTGTGCAACAGGTGGAGCTGGCACCCTGTACAAGTCCTACACAATGGATGGCACCGATTCTGGAAGTCAGATATGGATGTGCCCTTACTGCGTTGGTTCCGGCTACGCTATGGGCTTCCGTCAGGGCGCCGAGCTGAGCAGCCTTGAGCAGCGCTGGGTTGCAACCAGAACCAAGGACTTCTGTGGTCCTGTTGATACGATTTCCGTTGGCTACAAGGCTCCCATCATCAACTGCAAGGACGAGAAGATCATGCAGGAGCGCTACGCTCATCTCGGTGGTGATGCTGCTCCCCGGTTCGTTCGTGCCAATGCGCCGATGTATGAGTGGCTGGAAGGCCGCGGCCCGACATACTGCGATACCCGCAACATGGAATCCGAGACCGTGAAGGCTATGTTCACGGATTATCTCAATGAGCGTCCATCCTTTGTCCTTTTCCTTGCCTCTCGCGGTCAGGATGTCACCAAGGACCCCATCGAAATCTTTGGTTCTGATCCCTACATCATGGGTGGTCACACCATGGGCGGATTTTGGGTTGAGATGGATCGTCAGACCACGCTTCCTGGCTTCTTTGCCGCAGGTGAGACGGCAGGCGGTCATCCCAATAAGTTTGTTGGTGGCTGTTGCGTTGAGGGCAAAATCGCTGCCCGTGGCGCCATGGAGTACATCGAAGAGAATGAGCTGAACGAGTTGCCGGAACTGGATATGGAGCAGGTGAGGGCTGAAATGAGCCGTGTCTATACTCCGCTGTTCAGGGGGGCAGATTTTGACGGCGTAAAGCAGCTTGAAATGCGTGAACGCCTTCAGCGTCTTATGGACGAGTATGCTGGCGGAACTTCCCAGTTTTATCGCACTAACGAAGAGCGTCTTGATTATGCTCTCAAGCACATCGCCATGCTTCAGGACCAGTTTAAGTTTCTGCACGCCGAGAGCCTGCACGATTTGATGCAGTGCCTTGAGACGATGGACCGCGTTGATGTTGCAGAAGCCGTGTGTCACCACCTCAAGGCTCGAAAAGAGACTCGCTGGGAAGGCTGGCAGACTCGTTCTGACTACCCGGAACGCGACGATGCAAACTTTGATTGCTTTGTTGAAACCCGTCGTGATCCCAAGACCGGAAAGGTTGATGCCTTTACCCGTGAGTACAAGCAGATCATCCCCGGTGATCGCTACACCTGCTAG
- a CDS encoding 4Fe-4S binding protein, which translates to MPPRIDLSKCNGCEGRSESFCEEACPGNLMAVDPKTGQSFCRSTRDCWDCMSCVKACPRNAIETRIPYQLGYHKATLKPIMGKNSITWKCTDIHGKEMVYKYRNRLDR; encoded by the coding sequence ATGCCACCAAGAATAGATCTTTCAAAGTGTAATGGCTGCGAGGGCCGCTCTGAGTCTTTTTGCGAAGAAGCATGCCCCGGTAACCTGATGGCTGTGGATCCAAAAACCGGGCAGTCTTTCTGCCGCAGCACTCGTGACTGCTGGGACTGTATGTCCTGCGTCAAGGCGTGCCCCAGAAATGCCATCGAAACTCGAATTCCGTATCAGCTCGGCTATCACAAGGCCACGCTAAAACCCATTATGGGAAAGAATTCAATCACGTGGAAATGTACCGATATCCACGGCAAAGAAATGGTCTACAAGTACCGCAATCGCCTTGACCGGTAG
- a CDS encoding Crp/Fnr family transcriptional regulator yields MKHLWHLEGEDFFRPLAPELKVAFEEVSTSHQYKKNDTIFFEGDAGNSCFYVEKGLLRIFKVSQSGKEPSYFIRRTGELFGVAEVLESLPRKANAQALTPLILREISRSALEKLLEEYPQFSRRVITELGKRIRYLGDQVESLMTCDVTVRMARLLFYLAQDEIADESDLDRKITIPISLTQHQLAAMTGSCQQTVSDVLGRFQKQGLLRLSRKRIELLDLRALSTLSES; encoded by the coding sequence ATGAAACATTTGTGGCACCTGGAAGGTGAGGACTTTTTTCGCCCCCTTGCTCCTGAGTTGAAGGTGGCATTTGAAGAGGTCTCGACCTCGCATCAGTACAAGAAAAATGACACGATTTTTTTTGAAGGTGATGCGGGAAATTCCTGCTTTTATGTTGAGAAGGGGCTACTGCGTATTTTTAAGGTGTCCCAGAGCGGAAAAGAACCAAGTTATTTTATTCGGCGCACTGGGGAACTTTTTGGCGTTGCCGAGGTTTTGGAAAGTCTTCCCAGAAAGGCCAATGCGCAGGCCTTGACTCCGCTGATACTTCGCGAAATTTCTCGCTCTGCCCTAGAAAAGCTTCTTGAAGAATATCCGCAGTTCTCGCGACGGGTCATTACGGAACTTGGGAAGCGTATCCGGTACCTCGGAGATCAGGTGGAAAGCCTGATGACCTGTGACGTGACCGTGCGCATGGCGCGGCTTCTCTTTTATCTTGCTCAGGATGAGATTGCGGATGAATCCGATCTTGATCGGAAAATTACCATTCCTATTTCTTTGACCCAGCATCAGCTCGCAGCCATGACAGGCTCCTGCCAGCAGACCGTGAGTGACGTGCTTGGTCGTTTTCAAAAGCAGGGCCTGCTTCGGCTTTCCCGAAAGCGTATTGAGCTTTTGGATCTTCGGGCACTTTCAACGCTGTCTGAATCTTAG
- the msrA gene encoding peptide-methionine (S)-S-oxide reductase MsrA, with protein MCFAAEAGLADTGKPATAIFAGGCFWCMEKPFDSEEGVLSTTVGYTGGTSGNPTYEQVSGGGTGHVEAILVRYDTIKVSYERLLEIYWRNVDPLDGQGQFCDRGNQYRPVIFVADKVQEEAAKKSKADLALSGLLIDKIRVEILPAEKFWPAEESHQDYYRKNPIRYGFYRKSCGRDKRLKQVWKDAK; from the coding sequence ATGTGTTTTGCGGCCGAGGCTGGACTGGCAGATACAGGCAAACCCGCGACAGCGATTTTTGCGGGAGGCTGTTTCTGGTGCATGGAGAAGCCTTTTGATTCTGAGGAAGGCGTGCTGTCGACGACGGTCGGCTACACTGGTGGCACATCTGGCAACCCGACGTATGAGCAGGTTTCTGGTGGCGGGACTGGGCATGTGGAAGCCATTCTTGTCCGGTATGACACAATAAAGGTGAGCTACGAACGGTTGCTTGAAATCTACTGGCGCAATGTCGACCCGCTGGATGGACAAGGGCAGTTTTGTGATCGGGGAAACCAGTATCGCCCTGTGATTTTTGTGGCGGACAAGGTGCAGGAAGAGGCTGCAAAGAAATCAAAGGCTGACCTTGCCTTGTCTGGTTTGCTGATCGACAAGATTCGGGTGGAAATTCTTCCTGCGGAAAAATTTTGGCCAGCAGAAGAGTCTCATCAGGATTATTACCGGAAGAATCCTATCAGGTATGGCTTTTACCGAAAGTCATGCGGGAGGGACAAGCGGCTGAAACAGGTCTGGAAAGATGCAAAATAA
- a CDS encoding PACE efflux transporter, which translates to MRTTNDRIRHAILFEICGLMISAPILAWILNKPISHTGVLSISLSLSAMFWNYAYNWLFDHALVMLKRPVNERPVWMRAFHALMFEVTFMLLTLPGVAWWLDIALSKALVTNIGMSTFYMGYAFVFNWVYDVVFPCPVEAEATAV; encoded by the coding sequence ATGAGAACGACAAACGACCGCATTCGTCATGCCATCCTTTTTGAGATTTGTGGGTTGATGATTTCCGCCCCAATACTCGCCTGGATTTTGAATAAGCCCATTAGCCACACAGGCGTCCTGAGCATTTCCCTGAGCCTTAGCGCCATGTTTTGGAACTATGCCTACAACTGGCTCTTTGACCACGCACTGGTCATGCTCAAGCGCCCCGTGAATGAGCGTCCCGTGTGGATGCGCGCATTCCACGCACTGATGTTTGAAGTCACCTTCATGCTTCTGACCCTTCCCGGCGTTGCATGGTGGCTGGACATCGCCCTGAGCAAGGCTCTTGTCACAAACATCGGCATGTCCACATTCTATATGGGCTACGCCTTTGTGTTTAACTGGGTCTACGACGTTGTCTTCCCCTGCCCTGTCGAGGCCGAAGCCACGGCAGTGTAA
- a CDS encoding LysR family transcriptional regulator encodes MDLHLDQLRAFVTASEQGSFSAAARKLGRAQSAVSTAIQNLEIDLGIDLFDRSGKFPHLTEAGEALLQDARQILERGQDMQERAHSLASGFESRVTIATDEMAPPRMLERVLRSFSTAFPRVELECLFAAFSDVGELVSSGRAQMGLVTPLRSGAPQGVNFRLMLNIEFAVVAAPEHPLARQGMVSLENLSEYREIIPTNRGGERMEETSIIGRSIWLAENYFIVRSMVESGVGWAFLPQQLAQESLQAGRIVELPLSFKGAQVTTPLYLLWPRGRRLGPAASWLLSELEKSM; translated from the coding sequence GTGGATTTGCATTTAGATCAGCTACGAGCGTTTGTAACCGCCTCAGAACAAGGCTCTTTTTCTGCTGCTGCACGAAAGCTGGGGCGCGCTCAGTCCGCAGTGAGCACAGCAATACAGAATTTGGAAATTGATCTTGGTATTGATCTTTTTGATCGAAGTGGAAAATTTCCGCATCTGACAGAGGCTGGCGAAGCACTCCTGCAGGATGCCCGACAGATTTTGGAGCGGGGACAAGACATGCAGGAGCGAGCACACTCTCTTGCCTCCGGCTTTGAAAGCCGGGTCACCATTGCGACGGACGAAATGGCGCCGCCAAGGATGCTGGAGCGGGTTTTGCGTTCGTTTAGCACTGCGTTTCCCCGGGTTGAGCTGGAGTGCCTTTTTGCGGCGTTTAGTGATGTTGGGGAGTTGGTGAGTTCTGGGCGCGCGCAGATGGGGCTGGTGACGCCTCTTCGGTCTGGTGCTCCGCAGGGCGTGAATTTTCGGCTTATGCTCAACATTGAATTTGCTGTTGTAGCTGCGCCTGAGCATCCTCTTGCGCGTCAGGGCATGGTGTCTTTGGAAAACCTTTCTGAATACCGGGAAATCATTCCGACCAATCGTGGCGGCGAGCGCATGGAAGAGACCTCAATTATTGGGCGATCCATTTGGCTTGCCGAGAATTATTTTATTGTGCGGAGTATGGTGGAGTCTGGTGTGGGCTGGGCATTTTTGCCGCAGCAGCTTGCGCAGGAATCTTTGCAGGCAGGGCGGATTGTGGAACTTCCGCTGAGCTTTAAGGGAGCGCAGGTGACGACGCCACTGTATCTTTTGTGGCCGCGAGGCCGTCGGCTTGGGCCTGCGGCATCATGGCTTCTCTCTGAGCTGGAAAAAAGCATGTAA
- a CDS encoding OmpP1/FadL family transporter, with the protein MKTTMRILLATVCMLGIFASQAFAAGYGIYEWSARGNALGGTLIARADDPSAVAYNPAGITQLEGINVMGGMTIIAPNATIKVGDSGSDGKGSNTAWTIPHAYYTHQMSDRAWFGLGVFSRVGLGTEYTDDESWAGRYNCSYAGIKAVSVNPNLAFKVTDNLSFAVGFEAMIMEFAFDNATDPRTLSGSDYDYDDNTYDIKTKLRAQGWAPGWNVGLHYKPFDWLAFGATYHSQIDMTVEGKAHFDANPGGKAYLADPTLNAMFGKRSNAQGTAPIPASTSFGVMVKPTERLSIEVDAIHTDWSSYTDLTFEIDSMPSDIVSDKNWHDTWRYQVGAEYRLYDWMDLRAGYVFDESPIQDEYADYAVPGNDRQMVNTGVGMRFDQWTVDLSYSYLWMKGRDIEARPHDGVPESRLEGGHSHLIGMSVSYSF; encoded by the coding sequence GTGAAGACCACAATGAGAATTTTGCTTGCGACAGTCTGTATGCTGGGCATTTTTGCATCACAGGCTTTTGCAGCTGGCTACGGAATTTATGAATGGAGCGCACGAGGAAATGCTTTGGGCGGCACACTGATTGCCCGCGCAGACGACCCAAGCGCCGTTGCCTACAATCCGGCAGGCATCACCCAGCTTGAGGGTATCAATGTCATGGGCGGCATGACCATCATTGCCCCCAATGCGACCATCAAGGTGGGTGACTCCGGTTCTGACGGCAAAGGTTCCAACACCGCCTGGACCATTCCTCACGCATACTACACACACCAGATGAGTGACCGCGCATGGTTCGGTCTGGGCGTGTTCTCCCGTGTCGGTCTGGGAACAGAATACACGGACGATGAAAGCTGGGCAGGTCGCTACAACTGCTCTTATGCAGGCATCAAGGCCGTTTCCGTGAACCCCAACCTCGCATTCAAAGTGACGGACAACCTGTCTTTCGCTGTTGGTTTCGAGGCAATGATCATGGAATTTGCCTTTGATAACGCAACGGATCCTCGCACTCTGAGTGGCTCTGACTATGACTACGACGACAACACCTACGACATCAAAACCAAGCTTCGTGCACAGGGATGGGCACCGGGCTGGAACGTTGGTCTGCACTACAAGCCTTTTGACTGGCTGGCATTTGGTGCCACATACCACAGCCAGATTGATATGACTGTTGAAGGCAAGGCTCACTTCGACGCCAACCCCGGCGGCAAAGCGTACCTCGCCGACCCCACCCTGAATGCCATGTTTGGCAAACGCTCCAACGCACAGGGTACAGCCCCAATCCCGGCTTCCACGTCCTTCGGCGTCATGGTGAAACCCACCGAACGCCTGAGCATCGAAGTTGACGCCATTCACACCGACTGGAGCAGCTACACCGACCTCACTTTTGAGATCGACAGCATGCCCTCTGACATCGTGTCCGACAAAAACTGGCACGACACATGGCGCTATCAGGTTGGTGCAGAATACCGCCTCTACGACTGGATGGACCTGCGTGCAGGTTACGTCTTTGACGAATCCCCCATTCAGGACGAATACGCAGATTACGCTGTCCCGGGCAATGACCGCCAGATGGTCAACACCGGTGTCGGCATGCGCTTTGACCAGTGGACCGTTGACCTGTCCTACAGCTACCTGTGGATGAAGGGTCGTGACATCGAAGCCCGCCCGCATGATGGTGTTCCGGAGTCCCGCCTTGAGGGTGGACACTCTCACCTCATCGGTATGTCTGTAAGCTACAGCTTCTAA